The Coleofasciculaceae cyanobacterium genomic interval AGTATTAACTGCTTCATTGAGAATTTGTATTTATAACTTAAACAGCAGCTTCTTTCTGTAGCGAACTATAATTAAACTTTTAAAAAAGTAGGTGTTTTTTAACTCAAATTAAGCTCAAATATAAGTTAAAAGTAATGTTTGCTTCAGATTTTTCCTATTTTTGTAGCTTGAACCTTTCATAAGGTTACTAAATTGCCAGTAAGAAGGAATCAAATACTAATCTTTTTCCGCCTGCTGTTTTTTTCGGCACCGTTTGGGGAAACATAGGCATAAATCTTCCTGTTATGGGCTAGTTTGCATGAAATTCTCTCTCGCCACTCAAAAGAACTATCGCTACTGTTGGACTATTTTTCCTGCTAGTTTTTATGTCTGCTGTGGTGCAGTCTCAGCGCAAATAGTCCCCGACGGTACTTTGCCCAACAATACGCAGGTGCTAAACAACGGTGACCTAATCGAGATTACTGGTGGCACAACCGCAGGCAGTAATTTGTTTCATAGCTTTAGCCAGTTTTCTATACCTACAGACCATACTGCTTTGTTTAATAACGCGGTAACTATCGAGAATATTATCAGTCGCGTAACTGGTAGTTCGATCTCAGAAATTGACGGCTTGATTCAAGCTAACGGCACTGCCAACCTGTTTCTAATTAATCCTAACGGTATCATCTTTGGCGAAAATGCAGCCTTAGATTTGGGTGGTTCATTTATCGGCAGCACTGCTGCAAGTATTAAGTTTGCTGATGATAGTGAGTTTAATGCCGTTAATCCTCAAGCATCGCCTTTACTAACGGTCAATATTCCTATTGGTTTACAGTACGGTGCAGATAGCGGCAATATTATCGTACAGGGAAGCGGTCACAACGCTTTCTTAGATTACAATACTTTTACGGTCAACCGATTTGAACGTAGCTTAGGTTTAGCGGTAGCCGAAGGCAAGACTTTGGGGTTAGGGGGTCACAATATCTTCCTTGAAGGAGGCAATCTTACTGCTGCGGGGGGCAATATCGAACTGGGAAGTATTGCCGAAGCAGAAACAGTTAAGCTAATCGGCAACGAATCTGGCTGGAGCTTTGACTATAGTGAGATAGATCTTAAGACAGGGGAGATTACTCTTAAGGATGCAGCATCAATTGATGTTAGCGGTGCAGGTAGTGGCAATGTTAACCTACAGGGTGATGTCGTCAGTCTGACTGATGGCTCGGCCATTTTTGCCGAAACTGAGGGAGATGTTGCGGGAGGATTGACTCAGATCGAGGCTAATCAGCTAAATATCATTGGGACTGACCCCGATCTTTTATTGCCTAGCTCAATTTGGAGCGATGTCTATCTTGATGCTACAGGTAATGGGGGAGATGTGCTGATTGAAACGGATAGTTTGTTATTGGAAGGTGGGGGACAGGTTAACGTTAATACCTTTAGTTTTGGTAATGCAGGAACATTAACCGTTAATGCTAAAGATATTAAAGTCATCGGTGGATCAGATGGTGGCGACTTTATTAGTGCTTTATCTGCTCAGGCTGATATTTTCCTGACCGGTAGGGGTGGAGATATTCTGCTGAAAACCGACAATTTATTGATTAGCGATGGAGCGCAGGTAAGTATCGGCACCTTCGGAGAGGGAGATGCAGGAAATTTAACGATCCAAGCTAAAGATATCAACTTAACTGGTACTTCAGAATTTTTTTCTGGTGGTTTGTTTGCTTCCACTGTGGGAGAAGGTAATGGGGGAACTTTAAGTATAAAAACTGACACTCTGTCGATCGGTGATGGCGCACAGATTGCCACAACTGCTTTTTCCTCTGGAGATGCAGGAAAGCTAGATATTACGGCAAATGACCTTGAAATTGTCGGTAATTTTAAAATTTTCCCCAGCGGTATATTTGCCTCCACCCAAGCACGAGGAAATGGCGGTAATTTGACCATAAACACTGATTCTTTATTTGTTGCCCATGGCGCACAGATCAATGTAGGTACTTTTGGTAGCTATGGAGACGCAGGAAAGCTGGATATTACAGCCAAAACAGTTAAATTAGTTGGCAGTTCTGAGTTTGGGGCAAGCGGGATTTTTGGCAATGCCGTGGTTGGTACGGGAAACGGAGGCAATATCAACTTGAATAGCGATCGCCTTTCGATTCAAGACGGTGCAACTATCAACGTGAGTAATTTTCGCAGTCGAGGCGAAGATAGCGGAGATGGAGTAGCAGGCAGCATCAATATTACGGCTAATTCATTAAAATTAGATAGTTCCGATCCCGAATCATCTAGCAGCATTACCGCTTCGACTAGTAATGGTGGTGGGGGCAATATCAACCTCAATATTGCTGGCAATATTGCTCTAAATAATAACAGCGAAGTTAGTGCCATAACGATGGGAAACGCTAAAGGAGGTGACATCACCGTCAATGCTAACAATTTTTTGATTGATCGAAGTCGAGTTGCGGTTAATAGTTCTCAACTGGGAGATGCGGGCAATATTGAGATTATGGTTAACAATCTCAATGTCAATCGCGGATCGATCAATGCTACTTCTCTTCGCACAGGTGGTGGAAATATAACTTTATCAACCGACTTGCTCTTTTTGAAAAATACTAGTCCGATTAGTACCAGCGTCTTTGATAGTACTGGTGGTGGAGGTGATATCACAATTAATAGTAATTATGTCATCGCCAGAGACAACAGCGATATTCGCGCCAATGCCTTTAGAGGAGATGGCGGAAACATTAACATTACCACCAACGTTATTTTACTTACCCGCGATGTAGATATTGATGCCTCTTCAGAATTTGGTTTGGATGGCGTAGTAGAAATTAACAGTCTCGATAATCAAGATCGCTTTGAATTTAGCAAACTACCAGAAAATGTGACCGATCCTGCTTCTCTGATTGTTTCTTTTTGTACAAGAGATCCAAAAGAGACTTTTATCGCTACAGGGAAAGGCGGAATAGCCGAAAATCCGGGGGAAAATTTGCAGGGAGAAGCAGTCTGGGAAGACTTCCGCGATCTAGCTAGTGTCTCATCCGCTACTGCCGCACCTAATATCCTAGAAGCAAAAGCCTGGAATATTAATGCCAATGGCAATGTTGAATTATTAAGTTATGTACCTCAAGATCTTGAGGCAATGTTTAATCACTGTCAAGAATAGCTCATAACGCCGAGGTCGAGATTAAGTATACCCCTCATCCAGACTATTTACGCCCCTCTTTGCCCAGTGACTTCTTACCTCCTGTCAGTCGTTGGATAACTTTGGGCGGCGTATTTTTGAGTACCGCCGTCGGTGCAGTGGTAGTTTTGGCTGCCGTTACTCCCTATCGGGCGACGATTAAAGCGACTGGCAAAATTCGTCCAGAAGGTGGAGTCAGGGTGATTCAGTCGGCGATCGCTGGAAAAGTTAAAAGTATTACCGTCAAGAATTATCAGACAGTTCAAACGGGAGATATTATTGCCTATTTGAATGATGCTCAATTACTTATTCAACAACGCCAGCTACAGACAAATAAGCAGCAAAATCTCAGACAGCTAACTCAACTTGAAGCCCAGATAGCAGCGGTTGAACGCAAGCTAATAGCTGAAACCAAGCGCATCAATAGCACCATCAACTCTGCTCGCGCCGAACTAAAACAGCAACAACGCCAACATCAAGATCGGCAAATTACCGCCCAAGCAGAAGTCAAAGAAGCCAAGGCAGCCTTAAACTTTGCCCAAGATGAATATAGCCGATATCGACAATTAGTCAATACGGGAGCAACTTCGAGCCTCCAACTCAAGGAAAAAGAAGCTGCATTAGAAACTGCCGTTGCCAGATTGGACAAAATAAAAACGGCTCTCAATCCTAGCCTGTCTGCAATCGAGATTGCTCAACAGGGCATCGCACAAGAACAGGCTGAAAGAGAAGCTGCGATCGCCAGCCTGACGGGAGAACAAGAACAATTAATCCAGCAGCAAACGCAAGTAGAACAAAGCCTGAGTCAAAATAGAGAGGGATTAGAACAAGTAGCTTTTCAACTAGAAAACACGGCTATTCGTACCCCCATAACAGGAACGATTCAACAACTAAATCTGCGTAATAGTTCCCAAGTATTGCAACCTGGGGATCTGGTGGCGCAAATTATTCCCAATGATGCTTTTCTAACTGTAAAAGCTTTGGTAGCCCCGCAGCATATTGAAAAAATTGAGTTGGGGCAAACCGCACTGATGCGGATCTCGGCTTGTCCCTATCCCGACTATGGTGTGCTGGCTGGTAAAGTTACTGCCTTGTCTCCCGATAGCCAAATTGAAGCTAATCGTGCTGCTAACTACGAGGTAATTGTTCAGCCTCATGACACATTTTTAAACGGCAAAAAAGGTAAGTGTCAAATTAAAGCAGGTATGGAAAGCCAGGTAGATATTGTTCTTAGAGAAGAAACAGTTCTAACTCTTCTACTACGTAAAGCCAGATTACTAGTTGATTAGCGATCGCATTTAACTATTTAAACTACGTAATCCTGATACTGCTCAATTCTTTTTAAACCATCAGGATGTCCGGCAAATTCCACTTGTCCCGCCTCGAGCAATACAACCCAATCAGATTTAACAATAACGCGGGGTCGATGGCTGATCGAGATAGTTGTTTTCCCGTGTCTAGCCGCTAGAAGTT includes:
- a CDS encoding filamentous hemagglutinin N-terminal domain-containing protein — protein: MKFSLATQKNYRYCWTIFPASFYVCCGAVSAQIVPDGTLPNNTQVLNNGDLIEITGGTTAGSNLFHSFSQFSIPTDHTALFNNAVTIENIISRVTGSSISEIDGLIQANGTANLFLINPNGIIFGENAALDLGGSFIGSTAASIKFADDSEFNAVNPQASPLLTVNIPIGLQYGADSGNIIVQGSGHNAFLDYNTFTVNRFERSLGLAVAEGKTLGLGGHNIFLEGGNLTAAGGNIELGSIAEAETVKLIGNESGWSFDYSEIDLKTGEITLKDAASIDVSGAGSGNVNLQGDVVSLTDGSAIFAETEGDVAGGLTQIEANQLNIIGTDPDLLLPSSIWSDVYLDATGNGGDVLIETDSLLLEGGGQVNVNTFSFGNAGTLTVNAKDIKVIGGSDGGDFISALSAQADIFLTGRGGDILLKTDNLLISDGAQVSIGTFGEGDAGNLTIQAKDINLTGTSEFFSGGLFASTVGEGNGGTLSIKTDTLSIGDGAQIATTAFSSGDAGKLDITANDLEIVGNFKIFPSGIFASTQARGNGGNLTINTDSLFVAHGAQINVGTFGSYGDAGKLDITAKTVKLVGSSEFGASGIFGNAVVGTGNGGNINLNSDRLSIQDGATINVSNFRSRGEDSGDGVAGSINITANSLKLDSSDPESSSSITASTSNGGGGNINLNIAGNIALNNNSEVSAITMGNAKGGDITVNANNFLIDRSRVAVNSSQLGDAGNIEIMVNNLNVNRGSINATSLRTGGGNITLSTDLLFLKNTSPISTSVFDSTGGGGDITINSNYVIARDNSDIRANAFRGDGGNINITTNVILLTRDVDIDASSEFGLDGVVEINSLDNQDRFEFSKLPENVTDPASLIVSFCTRDPKETFIATGKGGIAENPGENLQGEAVWEDFRDLASVSSATAAPNILEAKAWNINANGNVELLSYVPQDLEAMFNHCQE
- a CDS encoding HlyD family efflux transporter periplasmic adaptor subunit, which translates into the protein MPSDFLPPVSRWITLGGVFLSTAVGAVVVLAAVTPYRATIKATGKIRPEGGVRVIQSAIAGKVKSITVKNYQTVQTGDIIAYLNDAQLLIQQRQLQTNKQQNLRQLTQLEAQIAAVERKLIAETKRINSTINSARAELKQQQRQHQDRQITAQAEVKEAKAALNFAQDEYSRYRQLVNTGATSSLQLKEKEAALETAVARLDKIKTALNPSLSAIEIAQQGIAQEQAEREAAIASLTGEQEQLIQQQTQVEQSLSQNREGLEQVAFQLENTAIRTPITGTIQQLNLRNSSQVLQPGDLVAQIIPNDAFLTVKALVAPQHIEKIELGQTALMRISACPYPDYGVLAGKVTALSPDSQIEANRAANYEVIVQPHDTFLNGKKGKCQIKAGMESQVDIVLREETVLTLLLRKARLLVD